A genomic stretch from Helianthus annuus cultivar XRQ/B chromosome 1, HanXRQr2.0-SUNRISE, whole genome shotgun sequence includes:
- the LOC118491714 gene encoding uncharacterized protein LOC118491714, which produces MGKGEKGLQVTSRPHNVEGETPEQPIVAEEEDEDDDVNVPGGGLPVLKWTKGSFKTLMATVQMAKDWNATFPQVGDTGANAPAGYITLWADFFTHGNLRLPVTVFVAEVLEYYHLHISQLSPFGMFRIRNFEYTFRAHGLPISVENFRRFYQLTVNTGFFSFTQRHGSLKLMTPPKGVTGWKKRFFYVKACAVYANMSFRNVDVGVSDEDIPVASAKTADWFSRLRPIELKKLDNDQLWILRMMLSRPDRKERPVLREQGGADAVGLWRMFEPDFKGQVELIAVELKKGFNLEILKNFRVPSKAVLEAPVPGDARGTSYVALVFSVYLFDWFC; this is translated from the exons tccacacaatgtggagggtgaaaccCCTGAACAGCCGATAGTGGCTGAGGAAGAAGACGAGGATGATGATGTGAAtgttcccggtggtgggttaccggtgttgaagtggacAAAAGGTAGTTTTAAAACCCTGATGGCCACTGTTCAGATGGCCAAAGACTGGAATGCTACTTTCCCACAAGTGGGGGACACCGGTGCcaatgctccggccggttatataaccTTGTGGGCGGATTTTTTCACCCACGGtaaccttaggttgccggtgacggtgtttgtggCGGAGGTATTGGAGTATTATCACCTCCATATCTCCCAGCTTAGTCCTTTCGGAATGTTCCGAATTCGGAATTTTGAGTACACATTCCGTGCCCATGGCCTGCCCATTTCAGTGGAGAATTTCCGGCgtttctaccagttgacggtgaacaccggttttttctcgttCACTCAAAGGCATGGGAGtctgaagttgatgacaccccctaagggtgtgacaggctggaagaagaggttcttctacgtgaaagcctgtgcggtctatgctaACATGTCTTTCAGGAACGTCGATGTTGGAGTTTccgatgaagatattcctgttgcttcCGCAAAGACCGcggactggttctctaggctgcggcctattgaactcaagaagttggataatGACCAACTATGgatattgcggatgatgctctcTAGACCGGATAGGAAGGAAAGACCCGTGTTGCGGGAACAGGGTGGTG cggatgcggttggcttgtggaggatgtttgagcctgatttcaagggccaggttgaactgatcgcggttgagctgaagaaaggTTTCAACCTTGAAATTCTGAAGAACTTCCGCGTACCATCAAAAGCGGTGCTGGAAGCCCCGGTTCCGGGGGACGCAAGAGGTACGTCTTACGTGgcattagttttttcagtttatCTTTTTGACTGGTTCTGTTGA